Proteins co-encoded in one Chaetodon auriga isolate fChaAug3 chromosome 9, fChaAug3.hap1, whole genome shotgun sequence genomic window:
- the LOC143325628 gene encoding transmembrane emp24 domain-containing protein 9 produces the protein MVSVRMQSCVLSLLLLTSFYSVVSSLYFHIGETEKKCFIEEIPDETMIIGNYRTQLYDKQKEEYLPATQGLGMFVEVKDPDDKVILSRQYGSEGRFTFTSHTPGEHQICLHSNSSKFSLFAGGMLRVHLDIQVGEHANNYAEIAAKDKLTELQLRVRQLVEQVDQIQKEQNYQRYREERFRQTSESTNQRVLWWSIVQTLILVAIGIWQMRHLKSFFEAKKLV, from the exons ATGGTATCTGTCAGGATGCAGTCGTGTGTGTTGTCACTTTTACTTCTGACCAGTTTTTACAGCGTCGTCTCCTCCCTGTACTTTCACATCGGAGAGACCGAGAAGAAATGTTTCATAGAGGAAATCCCAGACGAGACGATGATTATCG GTAACTATCGAACTCAGCTGTACGATAAGCAGAAAGAGGAGTACCTGCCAGCCACTCAGGGTCTGGGGATGTTTGTGGAAGTCAAAGATCCTGATGACAAG gtGATTCTGTCCCGGCAGTATGGCTCAGAGGGAAGATTCAccttcacatcacacacacctggagagCATCAGATCTGTTTGCACTCCAACTCCTCCAAGTTCTCCCTGTTTGCCGGAGGCATGCTG AGGGTCCACCTGGATATTCAGGTGGGCGAACACGCCAACAACTACGCTGAGATCGCCGCCAAAGACAAACTGAcggagctgcagctcagagtccGGCAGCTGGTGGAGCAGGTCGACCAGATCCAGAAGGAGCAGAACTACCAGAgg tACCGTGAGGAGCGTTTCCGTCAGACCAGCGAGAGCACCAACCAGCGAGTCCTCTGGTGGTCCATCGTCCAGACCCTCATCCTGGTGGCCATCGGCATCTGGCAGATGAGACACCTCAAGAGCTTCTTCGAAGCCAAGAAACTGGTGTAA
- the b4galt7 gene encoding beta-1,4-galactosyltransferase 7 isoform X2 has protein sequence MMYSSRRKPVLYFKEERRFLSGKCTVYKLFGLCMVLLLVSLLWLQLSCSGDVSTAANEDRRPPQQPPPPPPCPADLQASAADDPSWGPHKLALIVPFRERFEELLVFVPFMHTFLNKKKIRHKIFVINQVDHYRFNRASLINVGHLESGNDTDYLAMHDVDLLPLNDALDYGFPADGPFHVASPELHPLYHYKTYVGGILLLTKKQYSTCNGMSNRFWGWGREDDEFYRRLRKAELQLFRPSGITTGYKTFLHIHDPAWRKRDQKRVAAQKQEQFKVDPEGGLSNLRYQVESRQELTISGAPCTVINTKLECDQSQTPWCLLG, from the exons ATGATGTATTCATCGAGAAGGAAGCCCGTCCTGTACTtcaaggaggagagaag GTTCCTCTCCGGTAAATGTACGGTCTACAAGCTGTTCGGCCTCTGCATGGTGCTGCTGCTCGTCTCTCTgctctggctgcagctcagctgttCGGGCGACGTGTCCACCGCCGCCAATGAAGACAGACGCCCCCCCCagcagccgccgccgccgccgccctGCCCGGCCGACCTTCAGGCGTCCGCGGCGGACGACCCCTCCTGGGGCCCTCACAAACTGGCCCTCATCGTCCCCTTCAGGGAACGCTTCGAGGAGCTGCTGGTGTTCGTCCCCTTCATGCACACGTTCCTCAACAAGAAGAAGATCCGACACAAGATCTTCGTCATCAACCAGGTGGATCACTACAG gttTAACCGAGCGTCTCTGATCAACGTGGGTCACCTGGAGAGCGGGAACGACACCGACTACCTGGCGATGCACGACGTGGATCTGCTGCCTCTGAACGACGCTCTGGACTACGGTTTCCCCGCCGACGGCCCGTTCCACGTGGCCTCGCCGGAGCTGCACCCGCTGTACCACTACAAGACCTACGTGGGCGGAATCCTGCTGCTCACCAAGAAACAGTACAGCACG tgtaacGGGATGTCGAACCGATTCTGGGGTTGGGGCCGAGAGGACGACGAGTTCTACAGAAGACTGAGGAAAGCTGAGCTGCAG ctgttcagGCCGAGCGGAATCACCACAGGATACAAAACCTTCCTCCACATCCACGACCCCGCCTGGAGGAAGAGGGACCAGAAGAGGGTCGCCGCTCAGAAACAG gagcagtTTAAGGTGGACCCGGAGGGGGGGCTGTCTAACCTGCGTTACCAGGTGGAGTCCAGGCAGGAGCTGACCATCAGCGGCGCTCCCTGCACCGTCATCAACACCAAGCTGGAGTGTGACCAGAGCCAGACGCCCTGGTGCCTTCTGGGATAG
- the b4galt7 gene encoding beta-1,4-galactosyltransferase 7 isoform X1 yields the protein MSHRLHRPMSACVCLPSAAELVVRGRFLSGKCTVYKLFGLCMVLLLVSLLWLQLSCSGDVSTAANEDRRPPQQPPPPPPCPADLQASAADDPSWGPHKLALIVPFRERFEELLVFVPFMHTFLNKKKIRHKIFVINQVDHYRFNRASLINVGHLESGNDTDYLAMHDVDLLPLNDALDYGFPADGPFHVASPELHPLYHYKTYVGGILLLTKKQYSTCNGMSNRFWGWGREDDEFYRRLRKAELQLFRPSGITTGYKTFLHIHDPAWRKRDQKRVAAQKQEQFKVDPEGGLSNLRYQVESRQELTISGAPCTVINTKLECDQSQTPWCLLG from the exons ATGTCCCACCGTCTCCACCGGCCGATGTCTGCCTGCGTCTGCCTGCCGTCTGCTGCTGAGCTGGTCGTGAGAGGCAG GTTCCTCTCCGGTAAATGTACGGTCTACAAGCTGTTCGGCCTCTGCATGGTGCTGCTGCTCGTCTCTCTgctctggctgcagctcagctgttCGGGCGACGTGTCCACCGCCGCCAATGAAGACAGACGCCCCCCCCagcagccgccgccgccgccgccctGCCCGGCCGACCTTCAGGCGTCCGCGGCGGACGACCCCTCCTGGGGCCCTCACAAACTGGCCCTCATCGTCCCCTTCAGGGAACGCTTCGAGGAGCTGCTGGTGTTCGTCCCCTTCATGCACACGTTCCTCAACAAGAAGAAGATCCGACACAAGATCTTCGTCATCAACCAGGTGGATCACTACAG gttTAACCGAGCGTCTCTGATCAACGTGGGTCACCTGGAGAGCGGGAACGACACCGACTACCTGGCGATGCACGACGTGGATCTGCTGCCTCTGAACGACGCTCTGGACTACGGTTTCCCCGCCGACGGCCCGTTCCACGTGGCCTCGCCGGAGCTGCACCCGCTGTACCACTACAAGACCTACGTGGGCGGAATCCTGCTGCTCACCAAGAAACAGTACAGCACG tgtaacGGGATGTCGAACCGATTCTGGGGTTGGGGCCGAGAGGACGACGAGTTCTACAGAAGACTGAGGAAAGCTGAGCTGCAG ctgttcagGCCGAGCGGAATCACCACAGGATACAAAACCTTCCTCCACATCCACGACCCCGCCTGGAGGAAGAGGGACCAGAAGAGGGTCGCCGCTCAGAAACAG gagcagtTTAAGGTGGACCCGGAGGGGGGGCTGTCTAACCTGCGTTACCAGGTGGAGTCCAGGCAGGAGCTGACCATCAGCGGCGCTCCCTGCACCGTCATCAACACCAAGCTGGAGTGTGACCAGAGCCAGACGCCCTGGTGCCTTCTGGGATAG